The Peromyscus leucopus breed LL Stock chromosome 4, UCI_PerLeu_2.1, whole genome shotgun sequence genome segment TAGTTTGTTGAATCACAAATGTCACTATGGACTTATGTAGTTGAACACTTGGCCCCAGCTTCTGATGATGCTTAGGAAAGTTATGGAACTAGGGAGTTCttagaggaagtatgttatgGGAAGTGGGCTTTGAATGTTAACAGCCTGTCCattcctgtcctctctctgtacacccttcctgttctctctccataTATCCAAGCACTTCtgaaatgtgatctctcagcttcctactGCAGCTGCTTGATGCCATAAGTTTCCTACCATTATGGATTTCTTGCTTTTGAACCATTTTCCCAAATAACTTCATTTAATAGTTACTTTCCTTTgtggtattttataatattaaaatagaaataactaATACAAATTGTATTCAAATATACTCCAATAACTAGAAGTACATATTATTCAAAATGCACACCTTCAGTTGGTTTTGCAGCACCTTCAACTTGCTGTGCCTGGACTGTCCTGTTCCCTTCATTTAAGCTCAGTCATTCCTGCTATTGAAATTGCAGGGCCCGATTTATGTTGAGACTCAGGCTTTAGATAAGGTTAATAAACAAACATGTATATCTTCCCTGTGGCTCatgacagggagacagagagagaggagagagagagagagagagagagagagagagagagagagagagagagagagagagagatggtcctAGGATTTAGTGCTGAATACAGGATAATAGTACATGTCTTTAGTATTCCCAGGTTGCTTCTTGCTTCCTTTTCACAATGCTCATTCATATTATTTCTTATGTATCAAAAGTCACAGTTTTTTGTTTCAAAGAACAATGAATTCTGAGTTGAAAAGACAGTTTAGTTTTATACCTGCTTATAAGACTTTGTCCCCGGTTAAACAAAATTACACACTAGTCCTCAACAGTCTCTTTTTTTGCATGAAGATGACATACATACGCTTCTTAAGTTCTTCCAGCTTCTCTGAAACTCCTGCCTCATCTGTAAAATCATTTGGATCCATCTCCACCCTATGCAGAAGCTTCATGTTACACCCTTCTCACCAAAGATTTCTCTTTCTGATCCTCCAAAGAAGTGGGATGTTTTGGAGAGCTATCAGAGTAGAAGAGTCCGTGTTTGTGCTGTTTGTCTTTCCATTCTTCTCGTATGAAATTTGGTCCCTGTGACTTGGAAATGTTTTAGTGGTTTGTCTTCCAGAGTCTAGTTCAGTgtagataaacaaaaaaaaagctgaatgtaaataaaattgaagaagacacaacAGCCTGTATATCTTAAGTGAATTTGTGATTCAACACTGTAGTAAAACACTTCATTCTTTCAATGAGCATGGCACATGGGAATGAGCACTCTTACTTACAGATATGTCCTTGAAATGATGTTCAAAGATTTTAAGCAAATGCTCTTAGTTCCTGTGCTTGGGAAGTGatttgctttgtatttatttgcatGGTCAACATTTATTCTCAAGAAGAAAGTGATTGGAAGTATACTTCAGAGTTTACAGAGGACTGAGGGCTCATGACATTTTttctaggacattttttttttcagaatgaatGTGGTGGTGTTGGAGATTTGTTCTTTAGACAAAATTAATCTTAGAAGAGAGTCTATTTCAAGTCATGGCATTTTTGCCATGTTGCAGTGGTATTTTTGTCAAACATAAATGTCTATTTCAGTGCTGTGAGCATAACTTTATATAGAATGCAAAAGTATGGAACAAGGGAAGGAAATGCTTGCTGCTTTTGTACGACAGTGGTAGCATGCTCTGAATATTTTGCCTGTCCTCACAAATTAGAGGTGAAAACAACATTCTGTGTGCTGAGGAGGATAGAGAATTGTCAGTCTCTTCAGCCAATTTGGAGCACACCAACAGCTCCATTTTCCACATGTTGAATCATTTACACCTCCTGCCCACTATTGATGTCCTCTACAGTAGTTTAGGAAGATTCACTGAAACTCCCTGGCTTAAGTTCTTTTCATTCTGCACAGTTAGGGGAGAaataatcctaaaaaaaaaaccttgaagaCAAAAGGGAAGGAGAATTTCTAATCTTCATGCACTTCAACAACCATGGTATGTTATTAAGTACAAATCACACTCAGCTCTACATCCTGGCTCTGTACCTTGCCTTATAAATATGAGTGAATTAGTTAATAAGATTCAGGACCTCAGTGACTTACTTTGTGTTATAGATCAATCATACTGTTAGAGTTTGTATCTAAATTCCAGTAAAGACCCATGCTTCCTAAACAATGGTGCTTTTGAGAAGCAATGGAGTGTtatgtgatgttttgtttgtgttctgacaaataaatctTGCTTGGGGTCAGAGGGTAGATCTaactactagttaaccatagaggtctgtaggtctatacagagaggaacagaaagtcaagaggcagggtggagacagaatcttggcccttttggactggaggaactgaagaggaaggaagtgactgtggctgctcgcctgctcttctgatctttcaggttttaccccgatatctgactcctggtttgtATTGGTaagattaattatatttatacttCAGTCAAGTCTTAAGAGTTTTGGCACTACCCTCTCAACAGACTGTGGGATCCtggtccttttctctttctttttttgcattcTGGCAATCAGCTGAGTAGTTCTGCTCCACCATGCATTTCCTCAAAAATATATTGCCCAATCACACGCCCCAAAATAGGAAAAGAGTCACAGATCAAATACCTCAAAGCATTGAGCCTTAAATGAACCCTTTTTCATAAATTCAGATCACAGGTACTTGTGTCAGAAAGCAGATTAGCACAAATGTCAACATCTGGGAGACTGAATAAGATCCTTCAACAATAATAACCAAAAAGATTCTCTAATGCACTGATTCTTACAATGTTTATCAAACATAAGCTTATCAGTTTAGTTCCGTGGTTTCCAACTcaggggtcccatatcagatgccctgcatatcagatatttatattacaattcataacagtagcaaaattatagttatagagtagcaacaaaataattttgtggttggagattatcacatgaagaactgtattaaagagtgaCAGCAtttagaaggttgagaaccactggtttagtaTTAAATCTATGTCATAGTTCCTTCTTCTATAGGGGATAGATGAGCTATCATACTAAATTACTAAGtcctggaaaataaaaacacattgtttTCTTCATGTCAGGTGATTAAGTCAGAATAGTATTTGTATTCCTAATCATTGCTATTATGCATGAATACTGACTAATGTTAACTGATGTTTAATTTTATGCTCTTTAATAGCATACCTTTAGGATGTTCTTAGTTATATACCAATTCTTTATTAGAACAATTGTTACAAAAATATAGTTTGAACAACAGTTGCATTTTTGGTGTGACCTTGAGTTGGAAATAGTGATAGACTGAAACCATaatgttttgataacttttttctatttcaaaatcAAAAGCCTATTTTAACAAGctgatttgcattttaattacaaGGTGGTATGTCATGTTGTAAAGAGTTTGAAATTTTTtactctgaataattattttgaaGTCATGATAAATATTTTGCAATAGACAGAAGAGAGATGAAATATATCATGTTTCCCACTTTTTTATTGATTCCATATTTATTTTAGAGGATCTTTATCAAGTTTATCAGTGTGAAAGAATGAATTCATAGTAATTACCACTTAAAGACAACATTTTCCTCTCAACTAGTGATTTCCATTCTTCTACTACCACAGTTCGGCCTACTCCTTGGTCTACAATAGTCATACCTCAATTCATAGGATCTCAACTATACAGTTGTGTACTACAGACAAAATATCttcatttgctttaaaatgatacaagaaaagaagagatCAAGGTTTCAAGTTTACAGAAAACCATACTGCAACAATTGACCAATATAAGTAGTTCTTAATActtgtttattctgttttattcagATAATAACACTAAGAATCCTAACACATGTTCCCCTATACTCTTCTTATGCTAGTTTTCTGGCCTTTAAGTAAAAACATCTCAAAGTCAACAATTAGTTTTATAGCCACTGTTCCTATCAAATGGTGATACATCAAAATCCCAATTCTCATGAATTTTAACATATTCAAAGTACATTATTTAACCTAAGACTGAAAAACTGTGCcttaactttattaaaaaaaggTAACCACATCAGTTTAATTACATATGTGATACTACCTATTCAATTTATTAAAAACTGCAATAAACATAATAGTAAACTAGTGCTCCAAACTTAGGCTGTGCATAGAGGAGACACAAGAGACTGCCTTGCAATACAAGTACAGATTCTTTCTAACTAGTGCTCCAAACTTAGGCTGTGCATAGAGGAGACACAAGAGACTGCCTTGCAATACAAGTACAGATTCTTTctacagagatggagaaataaaaggacaaatctAGTTGTCTAAAAGACAATTCActatacacattttatttacagttttgtACACTGTCTTAATATGAATGGGACTGCTTTTCTACTTGAGCCATTTGTAACCAAAGCAAAATAACCTAAGTAATACAAAGTGTTAAAGTACAGCATAAAGATACAAAAGCAGACATACTAATTCTAGTCAGGAATGTAATTATGGTGTTACATTTTTATAGTCCACAATTATGTTTAGGGATCACACAGACAGAGATCACTGATTTAAATGAAATGCATAAATTTGTAGCAAAGctttgtagttaaaaaaaaattaccaaagaatGCACAAATTTAATGTTTATTCCACCTTTCTGTCATTCCTGGATCCTTCACCAATGttacatgaggaaaaaaaaaacaaaagcaaaacaaatgaaaaactgaaatCAGAATCACTATTGTTATCAAGGAGGGAAGCAAATAAACTCTAGCAGCCATCAGCAAGAGGACAGCAAGGAGAATGTTGGGAAAGGAAACGAGGTTGCTAGAAAACTGTACTCAGACTCTCACCAGCAAAACATGCTCCTGCACGGAGTGGAACAGAAACAGATCTTTTCCTGCTAAGGTAACAGAAATGCAATTTCTTTTTGAATACTGTGGAAAGGCAAATGTGTGTATCATGGTAATTCTAACCAGCTGGTACGGTGTGGGCCAGGAACACATCTGCGGGTTCTGGGGTGACGTATACTGTAATTCTTTGATTGGGATAGTGGACACATTAGCAAAagttgggggcagggggagggggagaaatgaACACAGAGGTACAAGACAAAGGCGAATGAGACTTCTCTTATATCTTAGCAACATTTAGATGGAATCAAACTTCAGTGCAGTCCACTCTGCTTGGATGAGGCTTTGGTTCAGCTCCCAATCTCGATTGCGTGACGCAGTCTCCTGTGAGAACACTCAGGTGTCTTCTTAAACAACAAACCTATTTTTAGTGGTGGAGCAGCTCTTGGTAGCTGTGTCTGCGTGGGACTGGTAACCAATCACTATCTTTGGAGGAAGTCCTAACCTTTCCTTGTATACCCTCCCTATGTGTGTGACTGCGTCTCTGTTTTCACATTCAGTAGTCCATATTGCTATCTTATCACCTTTAGCTCTAACATTAACAACAGCTCCACATACATCATTGCTGTAGTCATCAGAAGATTCTCCAATAAGGCACAGCAGTGTCTCTAGCCAAAAGCGATCGAGGTCACTTCGTCTCTGCTGTTTGTTCAATGTAATTAGCCATCGTCCTCCCCGCTTGTTTTTCTCATCTTCCCACATCGGCTCAATACCATCCTTAAAAAGTGAGTAGTCACAGACAGGCATTAAATTACTAGACAACTGGATATGGTTGTAGAGAGCCCAAAAGTCTTCAGCAGTATCAAACTTAGAGATCAATCGAAGGTTTGCCTGCCAAGTTttgcttttatcatttttaaaaaaccagaGTGCCCACCTGTTTTGTAGAGGGTGTTTAATATAGTGCTCTGGGTTGGCAACCTCCTGATTAGATTCTGttttttcctcttccacaggTGGGGGATTAGTAGTAGGGGTGGTTTCCGGTTCCACAGTCGCCATCTTAGATCGATTTCCCcacattttttaatggaaaaagaagACTAAGTTTGGCTGTTGCTCCCTTTCTTGTGTTCTTCCTCCCATGTTCATGAGAAAAATGAACGAAGTTTGGcaaaaagaagaagggaaggaagaaacaagggagggaggaagtaagGAGGATGAGGAATGAGAAAAATGCTAAGAATGCTAAAGACTGTGATAGCAAGTACCCAAATTGATGTACTTTAAAACaccaaaagatttatttttttgtagtttttgaagtaaaaagtctgaagaaacaagtaTGGGCAGGTGTAAAATCAGTCCAAAATCTCCAGACAaaattctccttttcctttgtcAGCTTCCGTCAGGGTTTGTAAAAGCATTCCAGAATTCTCCCAGTTTCTGCCCAGTCTTTACATTTCTCTCATTGTTTGGTGTCTTACAAGGATACCAACGGTTTTGAATTACAGAATGACCATATGAAATGTTAACTGTTTCTAAAAAATTGCTCTGAATATTTTGCCTCTCCTCACAAATTAGAGGTGAAAACAACATTCTGTGTGCTTAAGAAGATAGAGAATTGTCAGTCTCTTCAGGCAAGTTGGAGCACACCAGCATCTCCATTGACTGTTATGACTGTTAACTGTTTCTAAAAATTAAGGTAAGCTCTATGAAGAAGGTATAAAGCTTTAAACAGCACAGCTGCTGGTTCACTACAACACATACTGTTAGTTGCTTTTCCAGAAGCCAGAATACCTTACAAAATAAATTAGGTTAGTCATAATCCAAGATTTCCAAATACACTGACAATGAATGTACCATATAGAAAAATTCTGTGTGAATGAATGTTTGTATTCATTAAAGCCCATGCATCCCAAGGCAGGACGATGATATgaaccatttatttctttatatctttaaaataatattaatttaaaagccTTTTTCTAAAGGCAGCTTTTAGAACCTAATGAAGAGTATAAAATAGACATTGCTGACAACAGACTCAGATAGAAATACAGACaccataaaagaaatgaaacaatagCAGAATtacagcagagaaaggaaaggaatttttCCACTTTACACCTGGATCACAATAAATCTCTATAGGTAAATACATTAGAAATATATTGTCTTTTTAATACTTTCTGTTCAATTTTGATGACAAGAGAATTGTAATATTCAAAATTACATGTACATGGTATTCTTTTCAATAACaacaagaacagaagaaaaatgaaatgacacAAATTATTGTATTGAATTTGTTCTggcaaattttcatttttatctttaacaTGCTCCTTAGATCACATTGGGAATAAAAGAGTACCAAAGCATCTCTGCAGCAAAGCATGCTTGCTTCTCTGCAATTTGAAGGAACTGTGAAGAGCTTctcataaatagaaaaaaaaaatagatcctACCTGCATGAAACTAGGAAATGCAGAAATCATTGTAGGGATAAAATGAGCCAACAGAGACTTCAGTGCATTTCTGCAACTATCAGAATCAGGGAAGGTTGTCTAACACATAAACATGCCTCCATGAGCTATGGAACCCTGGTGTTCTCATAATGTCCTCCCGTTTTGCTCTGTTCAACAACCAGTACTAGGTATTCCTCTGGCTGCCCCTACCTCTGCACTCATCACCTTTGTATATCCTTTGAGCATTGAAAAGGCTAGAAAGGAGATGCATATGTTGTAAATGGCGCAAAATATCCATTACTctccaaaattttaatttttggtgttttgtttctctAAATTTATTCTGAAGATCTAGTGGCATTACAAATGCCATTCTTTCTTGGCACATCGTTGGTAATATTTAGCACAAACATATCATGATGACATCGTGACATGCCatcaagtcagaaaaaaaaaaactgtcttttttaACAGTTCTCACGAACTTACTTTATACTTTTCATGTCCTGAAACACTGTGGAATGATGTGTAAATTCTATTACAATATTGTGTTatgttatcatttcttttttgttatcaCTACCTTTTTAAAGACTTAAATGCAAGTCATACAATTCACATTTGTATCTTTGCTACAAAGCATAGATTCTTACAAAGACCTTTCACATAGATAATGGCAAATGTAATGAATTTCAACAATTAATGAAGTGTGATATGATAAACAATGGACGGATTTAACAATATTGAAGACTTCTTATCATGTATGGCCAGGTTGGCCTTCTGCCACATTATggtcaatttttcatatttaaatgtttattctgtatgtttgtaCACAAAACCTGTATTGTATTTGTCCAATGACCATAGTAAATACTTTcactaatataaaacataaaatatttggcTTCAAATTTTCAAAAAGGTGATATGCCTAAAGATTATGTTTATTTGCAAGTTTCTTCCATTCTTCAACCAGAGAAAATACAAGCCtactacaaaaaagaaattattatagACATTGTTACAGGCTATAAATATATCTATCTGAATGTGAGACTAACACCCCATGGCTGATATCAATCATCAAGCTCCATAGCTTCAAAACCATGTTTGTTATTAGCTAATTGCTTTTAACCTTCCCAACTGTGCATGCCTGTTTCATTACTGCTCATTGATTTATATTGTAAGCTTATGATCCTTTGTTCTAAGCCTTATATCTTTGGGGAAATATGGTTGTGCAACTTCAGTCCTTAGCTCTCTTACAATCAGATGTTTTCAGAAGCTGTTTTCCTAAGGACAGTTAAAAAggaaataggagagagagagagagagagagagagagagagagagagagagagagagagagagagagagagaggttaccAATTCATAAATACCTGCAGCTTCTTATGCAGATAGGTATCTCTAAAACACTGAGAGTGTCTCT includes the following:
- the LOC114698949 gene encoding eukaryotic translation initiation factor 4E-like, producing MWGNRSKMATVEPETTPTTNPPPVEEEKTESNQEVANPEHYIKHPLQNRWALWFFKNDKSKTWQANLRLISKFDTAEDFWALYNHIQLSSNLMPVCDYSLFKDGIEPMWEDEKNKRGGRWLITLNKQQRRSDLDRFWLETLLCLIGESSDDYSNDVCGAVVNVRAKGDKIAIWTTECENRDAVTHIGRVYKERLGLPPKIVIGYQSHADTATKSCSTTKNRFVV